TAAAATCTTCGCGAGCAGCAAAAATACGTTTTAATGAATCTTCGCAAACTACTTCTTTTCTTGCAGTATTTACAAGAGTTCCACCTTTTGGCATTTTTGATAACAAATCGAAATTTATTGAGTTCTTTGTCTTATCATTTGCAGGAATATGCAATGAAATATAATGACAGGTTGAATAAAGTTCTTCAACAGAACCAACAACTTTCACTCCGTCTTTTTCAATTTGTTCTTTTGCTACAAAAGGATCGAAAGCAAAAACATTCATTCCAAAACCTTTTGCAATTGTAGCTACACCCTTACCAACATAGCCGTATGCATGAATTCCGATATTTTTACCTTTAAGCTCAGTACCTGAAATTCCTTTATAATTTCCACGAGCCATAAAAACCATCATACCAATTGCTAATTCAGCAACTGCATTAGAATTCTGCCCCGGAGTATTCATAACAACAACCCCTTTTGCAGTAGCAGCAGCTAAATCTACATTATCATAACCTGCACCTGCACGAACAACAATTTTCAAATTCTTTCCTGCTTCAATTACTTCTTTTGTTGCCTTATCGCTTCTAACAATTAAAGCATCAACATCTGCAACAGCTTTTAAAAGATCGTTGTTATCAGTATATTTTTCAAGTAAAACCAATTCAAACCCTGCATCTTCAACTACTTTTCTTATTCCATCCACTGCAGCTTTTGCAAATGGTTTTTCGGTTGCAACTAATATTTTTGACATATCTAAAATTTAGGATTTAGGAATTTCGATTTAGGATTTAGTTCATTTTTTCAAATTCCTGCATACAATTTACTAATGCCTGAACAGATTCAATTGGTAAAGCATTATATGTTGAAGCTCTGAAGCCACCTACCAAACGGTGTCCTTTTAAGCCAACCATTCCTTTACCTTTTGCAAATTCCATAAATGCATCACTCTTATCTGCATATTGTTCGGCCATTACAAAACAAATATTCATTAATGAACGTGAATCTTTTTCAGCTGTTCCAACAAACATTTTGTTTCTGTCTATTTCATTATAAAGTAATGTTGCTTTTGCAATATTCATTTCCTGAATTTTCTTAACTCCACCGATACTCTTTAACCATTTTAAAGTTTCTTTAACTGTAAATATAGGTAATACAGGAGGTGTATTAAACATTGATCCTTCTTTAATATGAGTGCGGTAATCCAACATAGTTGGTAATATTCTTGATACTTTTCCAAGTATATCTTCACGAACAATAACAACAGTTACACCAGCTGGTCCGATATTTTTTTGAGCACCACCATAAATTAATGCATATTTACTTACATCAACAGGGCGACTTAAAAAATCAGATGACATATCGGCAACTAAATTTACCGGACAATCATAGTCTGTATGAATTTCAGTTCCGTATATTGTGTTATTTGTTGTGATATGGAAATAATCTACATCTTTAGGAATTTCATAACCTTTTGGAATATATGTAAAATTTTTGTCGACAGAAGAACCTAAAATCTGAACCTCGCCAAAAAGTTTTGCTTCTTTAATAGCTTTTTTAGCCCAAACTCCTGTTTCTAAATAAGCAGCTTTTTTCTCTAATAAATTGAATGGCACCATTGCAAATTGTGTACTTGCGCCACCACCAAGGAAAAGAACTTTGTAACCGGCAGGAATATTATATAATTCTGTAAATAATGCTACAGCTTCATCAAGAACTGCTTCAAAATCTTTAGTTCTGTGAGAAATTTCAAGAATTGACATTCCAATTCCGTTGAAATCTAAAATTGCTTTTGCGGTATTTTCAATTGCTATTCTTGGAAGAATTGCTGGTCCGGCATTAAAATTATGTTTTTCCATTTTTATTAAGAATTTACTAATTAGTATTTTTAATTAAAATTCAGTTTAAAATTTAAGGGTGCAATTTTGCAATTTCTTTTCAATTTACGAAGAAAATTGTCATGCTCTTTAATAGATTTACAATTGTTTAATGACATATCTATTTTGCAAGGTAGTCTGTAATAACCTCGTTCTTACACATAGGTAATACTTTTACAACATCAAGGGTATGACAATATTCAACTATTTCATCTGAAACAATTCCGCGTAAACGATGACGATGTGCTGCCTTTTCTATATAAGTCATTATATCATCTTTAGCAATATTCCACAAATCAATTGAGGCATAAGAAGAATCGCATATAGTTGAAAACTTACCAGACTCTATTAATTTTGTAGCAATAGCTCCTGCACAAAGAGTATCTTCAATATTAAATTTCTTTTTCCAGCCCGAACAGAAAATTACCACATCGGAATTATCAGAAATTAAAAACCTTACAACTTCTGACAAATTAATAAACGCTCCGATTATTACATGCTTTGAATCTTTTGCCATGTTTATTGCCTGAGTTCCGTTGGTTGTGCTGTAAGCGATAGTTTTTCCCTTTACTCTTTCGGGAGTAAAAAGATTTGGCGAATTACCAAAATCTGCAAAATCCAGAACTATTCCATCTCTTTCGGCAGCTAAAATATAACCGGCCTCTTTCATTTTTTTTGCATCCTCGACTGTACCTACCGGAATAATTTTATCGGCACCTGCCGCAAAAGCTGCACAAATTGAAGTTGTAGCACGCATTATATCAATAACTACAACATTTGCCTGGGTATTATGATATAAATTATATAAAGCCGGAGTAAAACAGATTTCTATCTTTTTCATTTCATTAAAAAATAATTAATGCAAAGATATAAAAACAAAAAAGAGGCTTATGCCTCTTTTTTTTAATTTTTATAAATCGGTAGTTTCACCACTTTTGCTTTAAGCAGTTTATCGCGAACTTTTACAAATATCTCTGAGTCAACTTTTGAGAATTCAGATTTCACATAGCCCATACCGATTCCGATTTTCATCATTGGTGATTGTGTGCCTGATGTTACATGTCCGATTTTATTTCCTGCAACATCACAAATTTCGTACTCGTGACGAGGAATACCACGGTCAATCATTTCAAAACCTACTAATTTTGTAGGAGTACCATTTTTCTTTTGTTCCAAGAAAATATCTTTATTTACAAAATTCTTAGTATCAGTGAACTTTGTTATCCATCCCAAACCAGCCTGAATTGGTGAAGTTGTATCATCAATATCATTTCCATATAAGCAGAAACCCATTTCTAAACGTAAGGTATCGCGTGCTGCTAAACCAATGGGTTTAATACCAAATTCTTTTCCTGCTTCAAAAACAGCATCCCATACTTTTTCGGCATCTGCGTTTGCAAAATAAATTTCGCATCCTCCTGCTCCGGTATATCCTGTTGTAGAGAAAATAACATCTTTAACACCTGCAAAATCTAATTTCTTAAAAGTATAATACTCCATATCTGTAACGGTAGTATTTGTTAATTTTTGCATTGCTTTTAATGCGAGCGGTCCCTGAACTGCAAGTTGTGAAACCTCATCGGATGCATTATATAACACAGCACCCATATCGTTCTGAGAATTTATCCAGTTCCAGTCTTTCTCGATATTTGATGCATTAACAACTAACAAATAAGTTTCTGCATTAACACGGTATACTAATAAGTCATCAACTATTCCACCTTTTCCATTAGGAAAACATGAATACTGAACTTTACCATCTACCAAAACTGATGCATCATTTGATGTTACTTTTTGAATTAAATCTAATGCTTTTGGACCTTTAACCCAAAACTCGCCCATATGCGAAACATCAAAAACCCCAACACCTGTTCTAACTGTAAAATGTTCTTCTATATCGCCGGTATATTTTAACGGCATATAAAAACCAACAAAAGGAACCATTTTAGCTCCAAGTTTTTCATGAATGTGCGAAAAAGCTGTACGTTTCATTATATAATTTTTTTAGGTTAACAAAAATAATTTTTTCTATACTATTAATTAGTGATAAAAAGCACATTTATTTACTTAGTATTTTAAATTCAACGCGTCTGTTTTGCTTTTTACCTTCTTCGGTATCATTTGAGGCTATTGGTTGTGAAAAAGCATATCCTTTATACTCCAAACGATTTTCGGCAATTCCTTTATTAATTAAAAACTCGACTACAGATTTTGCTCTTGCAGTTGATAATCTTGTATTTGTTTCAAGCGAACTCTGATTATCTGTATGTCCTGATATTTCGATACGTATATTCGGGTTTTCAACTAGCAGGTTATATAAATTCCCAAGTTCTGTAATAGACTCATCTTTTATTCTATCACTGGCATAATCAAAAAACATATTTCTTAATATAATTTTAGAGCCAACAGAAAAATTCTCAAGTTTAATATTTAATGTAACCTCAGAAAAAGCTGCTGATTCGGAAATATCAAAATTTTCAGAATGAAACAAATATCCTTTTGCCTTAACAGAGATACCATAATTTTTTCCTGAAGGTAAAGATATAAGATATTCACCGGTTGCTGAATTTGAAGTAAATATTGCTACAAGTTCATTTTTACTGTTATCTGTTATTTCAATCTCTGCTTCTATTGCAGAACCAGTATAAGCATCTTTTATAACTCCCATAACAATAGTCACAGTAGCAATGCCCATTGGAGATTCTACTTCAGTATAATCTATAAGATAAATATCTTTATCGCCCATACCTTCGGATCTTACTGATGAGAAGTATCCATGCATACCGCTTGCAGACATTGTAAAATATATATCGTCATCCGGAGTATTTATCGGATAACCTATATTTACAGGTTCACTCCAGATTCCATCAGGTTGTAAAACTGAATAAAAGATATCATACCCACCCATTGTTTTATGACCCTTTGAAGAGAAATAAAGTGTTTTGTTATCAGGGTGAATAAAAACTCCTTCTTCGTCAAATTGTGTATTAATAACATTGCTTAACTTTTCCACATTGTCCCACTTACCTTTACTATCCTTTGTTGATCGATAAATGTCGCGACCTGTATTTTTATCCCTATCACTAACAAAGTATATAGTATTACCATCTGATGAAATACTGGCTGACGATTCTTTAAATTCTGAATTAATTGGCTTTGGTAAGGCATGAAGATCGCTCCATTTCTCTCCTTTAAGTTTACATGTATATAAATCGCCTCCATTATCACCCTTATAAATATATAGCTCTTGTCCGTCAGGAGATAAACCTACTGTAGCTTCATGATTCTGAGTATTAATAGGTGTTCCTATATTTTCAGGAGTTGACCAGCCTGCATCAGTATTTTTGCTAAAGTAAACATCTTCAAAGAAGTTTAAGTCATTTTCATCTCGTTGCCCACCAGTAGTATTTGCACGTCGTGAAGTAAAAATCATAAGCTTTTCATCAGCAGAAATAAGTGGGCAATAATCTGGGAACTGCGAATTAACAAGATTAAGATTAATAATCTTACCTTTTACAACTGTATTAGCGAGAATAAAACCGTTTTTACATTCTTCTATTCTTTTGTTAACATTACTCTCAATTTCAGCTTTTTTTGCCTCATTTTTATTTACATTTTTATGAATAATAAATTCTTCAATTGCTTCGTCAAAACGCAATGAATTTTGTAATGCAAGACCTAATTGAAAATGAATATCGTCTGCAACTGTTTTATCAAGACTAAAAGCTTTTTGAAGAAAAGCAAAAGCTTTATCTTTTTGAATTGAATTTAAATAACAAACTCCAATTTTATAATTAAGCAATGCATTTTCCGGGTTAAATGCATTTGCTTTTAAGTAATGTTCAAGTGCAATACTATAACAACATTTACGATCTACAAATAATTCATTTCCTTCTAAAATACTTCTAAGTGCTGTTTTAAGTCCTTTAGTATCTTTTGAAAAATTATTTTTGGTAAACTCAACATTGGTCTGAGCAAACAAATTTATTGCAAAAAAACAAATTATTAATATTATGCAAAAGTGTTTTAACATTATACTTAATTTTGAAGAACTTTAAACTCAACCCTTCGGTTTTGCTGACGTCCCTCTTCTTTATCATTAGAAGCAATTGGCTGTAAATAAGCGTATCCTTTAAATTCTAATCTGGAAGTTACTATACCTTTAGAAATTAAATACTCGACTACGGCTTTTGCTCTGTTTTCTGATAATTTCTGATTGGTTTGTAATGAACCCTGATTATCGGTATGACCTGAAATTTCTATACGGATATTCGGGAAATCGGTAAGCATTTTAACAAGTCGGTCAAGCTCAGGGAAAGATTCAGGACGTAATGTTGCCTTTGCGTAATCGAAGAAAATGTTTTTAAGAATAACTTTTTGTCCAACAGCCATTTTATTAAGTAGTATATCCTTTGTTATTTCCTGATAATTTGTTGCTGCAGGAATATCAAAATTTTCTGAATGGAAAAGATATCCTGTTGCCTTAACAGCAATTCCGTAATTTCTTCCAGATGGCAACGAAATTAAATAACGACCGGTTGAGCTGTTTGATGATGATGTTGAAATAACTTCATTTTTAACATTATCTACAATTTCAATCTGAGCTTCAACAGGATTTAATGTTAATGCATCCTTTATAGTTCCTTTAAGTATTGTTAAACGGGTTGTTTTAATTTCTACCTGCTCGGCAATAATACTTTCTGCAACAGGTTCTACATTTGCTAACAAATTATCTTCATTATGTAAAACAGGAGTTTTTTCAGGACCACGAAAAGTTATCATATAAATATCATAGTCGCCTTGTCCATCATCACGTGAAGAACTGTAATAACCATGTTTACCACTTGCATTCATTATAAAAAACAAATCATCGTCAGGAGTATTAACAGGGTATCCAAGATTTTCAGGCTTTGTCCATGTACCATCATCACTAAGTGTAGTTTTAAAAATATCAAAACCACCCATAGTATTATGACCCCTTGAACTAAAATAAAGTGAACGACCATCAGGATGCATAAAAACACCTTCTTCATCATATTCGGTATTTATTGCACTTCCCATATTCTTTGGTTCTGCCCATCTCTCTTTTTCGGAATCCCAACGGGTTTCCCAAAGATCGTGTGCTCCAAAACCATCGGGTCTGTCACTTATAAAATACATTGTTCTGCCATCAAACGAAAATGATGCTGAAGTTTCATGATAATCTGTATCTATGAATTTTTTTAAAGGTGAATCATCAGGGGATGTCCATTCAGAACCTTTAAGACTGGAAACAAAAATATCACCATTATTAGTTTTTCCATTAAAAGTAAAAAGCTGTTGCCCATCAGGCGAAAGACCAACGGTTGCATCATTATTATTAGTATTTAACGGCTTACCAACATTTTTAGCAACTCCCCATGAATTTCCATCATTATATGATAAATAAATATCCTCAAAAAATAAATTGTCTTCAGGATCACGGCCCCCACCATATGTATCTTCGCGACGTGAAGTAAACATCATCATTGACTCATCAGCTGAAATAAGAGGACTATATTCGGGATACATTGTATTTATTGTTGGTCCAACATTATCAATAAAAACGCGAATAGGATTTTTTATAAGGTCTTTACCAACGTTACACTCTACAATTCTTTTATCAATATCTTTTCTTTTTGCCTGAAGATCAGAAGGAGAAAGAGAATTTTTATATTTTGTATAAAGTTCAATTGCCTTGTCGAATTCAATATTAAGATGGTAGCCAGAAGCTAATACCCACATAATATCAGGTGCAATACCCGGATTAACACTATAAGCTTTTTTATAATACTCGATACATTTCACACGCTGTATTGAATGTAAATAACAATTTCCTATTTTATAATTCAACATTGCATTATTCGGCAATTTCTGAACAACAGGCAAATAAAAATCAAGAGCTCTTCGTAAACCTCCTCTTCCAAGTGCATAATAATCTTCGGCCTGTTTCAGATTATCTTTTGCAACTTTATAATCATCTTTGCTAACAAAGTCCTCTTTTTTAATTTCAACTTCCTGAGCTTTTACAATACCTGTAAACACTATAAAAACAACAGTCAATAATATTCCTATTTTTTTCATAATTCTAAATGTTATTAATTACATTCTGAAACAAAAACAGAAGCAGCTTTAATACCTAATTCGTCTGCTTTCTTCCAATCATCACAGGCTTCCTTTACCATTCGAAGTTCTTCTTTTGCAATACCACGATTTAAATAAGCATAACCATAACTTGCATCTTTCTGAATTAATTTATTAAAATCATCTATTGCGCCTTTATAATCTTTCATTTTAATTTTTGCAGAACCAAGATTATTATATGCAGCCAGATAATCATCTTTTAACATTATTGCCTTGTTAAAATCTTCTATGGCACCTTTAAAATCTTTCTTTTCGAATTTTGCACTACCTCTGTTGTTATATGCAATAACATAGTCAGACTTAATTTTAATAGCCTGGGAATATGCATCTATTGCTTCATCATATTTATCTTTTTTACGCAACACACTACCCAGATTATTATATGTAAAATCTAAGTTAGGGTCAATTGTTAGTGCTCTTCTATAATCGCTTATCGACTCATCAAATTTTTCGAGTTTTCTATATGCACTTCCACGATCATTATATGCTAATGCATATCTTGAGTCAATTTGAATTGCACCTGTATAGTCCTCAACTGCTCCCTGATAATCATCTGCCATAAATTTAAGCATGCCTCTGTAATAAAAAGCTTTAGCATCTTTTAAACCTTTATTTATTGCTAATGTATAATCAATTACTGCTCCCTGATTATCTTTTAGCTGTTGTTTTGCTCTTGCACGTGAGTAATAAGCAGTAAGCATAGTAGAATCATATTTTAAAGTAGCATCAAAATCTGAAATTGCATCCTGCAACATTTTCATTTCTACTTTTACACTTCCACGATTAAAATAAGCTTTTGCAAAATCAACTTTATAACTAATTGCTTCGGTAAAATTATTTACAGCATCCTGATAAAGTTTATTTTTATAATTCTCAATACCTTTATTATATGCCATTTCAGCTTCCTGATTCTCGGCAACAACTAAAGTAGTATCACCCTGAATCTGTGCTATAACAGTAATTCCGGTACAGAAAAACATAATAATAAATGGAAATAGATTTTTCATACACGCATTTTTTAATTCAGTTTACGAATAATGCGTGCAATTTAAGTAATTATAAAATAAATTAAAAATTGAATAAATTAAAAATTACTAAGACTTCTTTAAGTGCTTTAAGACAACATATTAATTAAAACTTTATTAAGCGGATACCATGACAATGTGTTAATAACTTCGCTGATATGTACTCTTTTACCATCTTTATATACAACTATCCATGCATCAGGGGTTCCACAACTTATTCTTTCTTGTTTAGCACTAGAATATTTGTCGTAACTACCAATTAAATATTTATACCAACCTTCATGATTTTCCATTGAAATCTCTCTTTTCCCCGGATATCGCTGATGTAGTTCTGCATATGGAATTTCGCGATGACAAGCTCCAACCTGAACCTTAAAAGCAACATTTGATGAACTTATTATCTGATCTGATTTTGTTTGGTTTGTATCATCGTTTTTTGCTACAACATCAGTCTTAACTTCATTACTAACAACTGCCTCTGATTTATTTTCAACAATAGGGTCATTATTTAAAACAGGTTGTATTTCAGTTTTATTTTCTGATTTTATTGTATCTTTTTTTTCTTCACCTCCATTATTAACATTCACAAATAAATTTGATGGTTCACCATTATCAACCGGAATACGATAATTATCAGGATTATCAACAGTATCGGTTTT
Above is a window of Bacteroidia bacterium DNA encoding:
- a CDS encoding 3-phosphoglycerate dehydrogenase, translated to MSKILVATEKPFAKAAVDGIRKVVEDAGFELVLLEKYTDNNDLLKAVADVDALIVRSDKATKEVIEAGKNLKIVVRAGAGYDNVDLAAATAKGVVVMNTPGQNSNAVAELAIGMMVFMARGNYKGISGTELKGKNIGIHAYGYVGKGVATIAKGFGMNVFAFDPFVAKEQIEKDGVKVVGSVEELYSTCHYISLHIPANDKTKNSINFDLLSKMPKGGTLVNTARKEVVCEDSLKRIFAAREDFKYISDIAPACHADLLAFEHRYYSTPKKQGAETSEANINAGIAAAKQIVGYLKSGDKTFQVNK
- the serC gene encoding 3-phosphoserine/phosphohydroxythreonine transaminase, coding for MEKHNFNAGPAILPRIAIENTAKAILDFNGIGMSILEISHRTKDFEAVLDEAVALFTELYNIPAGYKVLFLGGGASTQFAMVPFNLLEKKAAYLETGVWAKKAIKEAKLFGEVQILGSSVDKNFTYIPKGYEIPKDVDYFHITTNNTIYGTEIHTDYDCPVNLVADMSSDFLSRPVDVSKYALIYGGAQKNIGPAGVTVVIVREDILGKVSRILPTMLDYRTHIKEGSMFNTPPVLPIFTVKETLKWLKSIGGVKKIQEMNIAKATLLYNEIDRNKMFVGTAEKDSRSLMNICFVMAEQYADKSDAFMEFAKGKGMVGLKGHRLVGGFRASTYNALPIESVQALVNCMQEFEKMN
- a CDS encoding 2-phosphosulfolactate phosphatase gives rise to the protein MKKIEICFTPALYNLYHNTQANVVVIDIMRATTSICAAFAAGADKIIPVGTVEDAKKMKEAGYILAAERDGIVLDFADFGNSPNLFTPERVKGKTIAYSTTNGTQAINMAKDSKHVIIGAFINLSEVVRFLISDNSDVVIFCSGWKKKFNIEDTLCAGAIATKLIESGKFSTICDSSYASIDLWNIAKDDIMTYIEKAAHRHRLRGIVSDEIVEYCHTLDVVKVLPMCKNEVITDYLAK
- the gcvT gene encoding glycine cleavage system aminomethyltransferase GcvT, translated to MKRTAFSHIHEKLGAKMVPFVGFYMPLKYTGDIEEHFTVRTGVGVFDVSHMGEFWVKGPKALDLIQKVTSNDASVLVDGKVQYSCFPNGKGGIVDDLLVYRVNAETYLLVVNASNIEKDWNWINSQNDMGAVLYNASDEVSQLAVQGPLALKAMQKLTNTTVTDMEYYTFKKLDFAGVKDVIFSTTGYTGAGGCEIYFANADAEKVWDAVFEAGKEFGIKPIGLAARDTLRLEMGFCLYGNDIDDTTSPIQAGLGWITKFTDTKNFVNKDIFLEQKKNGTPTKLVGFEMIDRGIPRHEYEICDVAGNKIGHVTSGTQSPMMKIGIGMGYVKSEFSKVDSEIFVKVRDKLLKAKVVKLPIYKN
- a CDS encoding PD40 domain-containing protein; the encoded protein is MLKHFCIILIICFFAINLFAQTNVEFTKNNFSKDTKGLKTALRSILEGNELFVDRKCCYSIALEHYLKANAFNPENALLNYKIGVCYLNSIQKDKAFAFLQKAFSLDKTVADDIHFQLGLALQNSLRFDEAIEEFIIHKNVNKNEAKKAEIESNVNKRIEECKNGFILANTVVKGKIINLNLVNSQFPDYCPLISADEKLMIFTSRRANTTGGQRDENDLNFFEDVYFSKNTDAGWSTPENIGTPINTQNHEATVGLSPDGQELYIYKGDNGGDLYTCKLKGEKWSDLHALPKPINSEFKESSASISSDGNTIYFVSDRDKNTGRDIYRSTKDSKGKWDNVEKLSNVINTQFDEEGVFIHPDNKTLYFSSKGHKTMGGYDIFYSVLQPDGIWSEPVNIGYPINTPDDDIYFTMSASGMHGYFSSVRSEGMGDKDIYLIDYTEVESPMGIATVTIVMGVIKDAYTGSAIEAEIEITDNSKNELVAIFTSNSATGEYLISLPSGKNYGISVKAKGYLFHSENFDISESAAFSEVTLNIKLENFSVGSKIILRNMFFDYASDRIKDESITELGNLYNLLVENPNIRIEISGHTDNQSSLETNTRLSTARAKSVVEFLINKGIAENRLEYKGYAFSQPIASNDTEEGKKQNRRVEFKILSK
- a CDS encoding OmpA family protein: MKKIGILLTVVFIVFTGIVKAQEVEIKKEDFVSKDDYKVAKDNLKQAEDYYALGRGGLRRALDFYLPVVQKLPNNAMLNYKIGNCYLHSIQRVKCIEYYKKAYSVNPGIAPDIMWVLASGYHLNIEFDKAIELYTKYKNSLSPSDLQAKRKDIDKRIVECNVGKDLIKNPIRVFIDNVGPTINTMYPEYSPLISADESMMMFTSRREDTYGGGRDPEDNLFFEDIYLSYNDGNSWGVAKNVGKPLNTNNNDATVGLSPDGQQLFTFNGKTNNGDIFVSSLKGSEWTSPDDSPLKKFIDTDYHETSASFSFDGRTMYFISDRPDGFGAHDLWETRWDSEKERWAEPKNMGSAINTEYDEEGVFMHPDGRSLYFSSRGHNTMGGFDIFKTTLSDDGTWTKPENLGYPVNTPDDDLFFIMNASGKHGYYSSSRDDGQGDYDIYMITFRGPEKTPVLHNEDNLLANVEPVAESIIAEQVEIKTTRLTILKGTIKDALTLNPVEAQIEIVDNVKNEVISTSSSNSSTGRYLISLPSGRNYGIAVKATGYLFHSENFDIPAATNYQEITKDILLNKMAVGQKVILKNIFFDYAKATLRPESFPELDRLVKMLTDFPNIRIEISGHTDNQGSLQTNQKLSENRAKAVVEYLISKGIVTSRLEFKGYAYLQPIASNDKEEGRQQNRRVEFKVLQN
- a CDS encoding tetratricopeptide repeat protein; amino-acid sequence: MKNLFPFIIMFFCTGITVIAQIQGDTTLVVAENQEAEMAYNKGIENYKNKLYQDAVNNFTEAISYKVDFAKAYFNRGSVKVEMKMLQDAISDFDATLKYDSTMLTAYYSRARAKQQLKDNQGAVIDYTLAINKGLKDAKAFYYRGMLKFMADDYQGAVEDYTGAIQIDSRYALAYNDRGSAYRKLEKFDESISDYRRALTIDPNLDFTYNNLGSVLRKKDKYDEAIDAYSQAIKIKSDYVIAYNNRGSAKFEKKDFKGAIEDFNKAIMLKDDYLAAYNNLGSAKIKMKDYKGAIDDFNKLIQKDASYGYAYLNRGIAKEELRMVKEACDDWKKADELGIKAASVFVSECN